One Gemmatimonadota bacterium DNA window includes the following coding sequences:
- a CDS encoding type II toxin-antitoxin system VapC family toxin, translated as MILETTFLIDLERELRRGVEGPAHRFLESHAKTPLFITFTIAGELAAGLPPGDRNLWMELIRPFRMLDCTPEVCWEYGQAYRYLKANGLLIGANDLWIGATALAHGQPVVTRNVREFGRIPGLRVEAYAEG; from the coding sequence GTGATTCTCGAGACCACGTTCCTCATCGACCTGGAGCGCGAACTCCGCCGGGGCGTCGAGGGGCCGGCGCACCGCTTTCTGGAGTCTCACGCGAAGACCCCGCTCTTCATCACCTTCACCATCGCGGGCGAGCTGGCAGCTGGGTTGCCGCCCGGCGATCGAAACCTGTGGATGGAGCTCATCCGCCCCTTCCGGATGCTCGACTGCACGCCCGAGGTGTGCTGGGAGTACGGGCAGGCGTACCGGTACCTGAAGGCCAACGGTCTGCTGATCGGGGCCAACGACCTGTGGATCGGTGCGACCGCGCTTGCCCACGGCCAGCCGGTGGTCACCCGGAACGTGCGCGAGTTCGGTCGCATCCCGGGGCTGCGGGTGGAGGCCTACGCGGAAGGTTAG
- a CDS encoding antitoxin VapB family protein, with the protein MATKTISLKLEAYERLRRARRSPDESFSEVVMRAEWPDAALTGRELLARVRERGPTYPAEALDQVDANDREDAPPGDKWSGR; encoded by the coding sequence ATGGCCACGAAGACCATCTCCCTGAAGCTCGAAGCCTACGAGCGGCTGCGTCGCGCCCGTCGCAGCCCGGATGAATCCTTCAGCGAGGTCGTCATGCGAGCGGAGTGGCCGGACGCGGCGCTGACCGGGCGCGAGCTGCTTGCCCGGGTGCGGGAGCGGGGGCCCACCTATCCGGCCGAGGCCCTCGACCAGGTCGACGCCAACGACCGGGAGGATGCGCCTCCTGGGGACAAGTGGTCCGGGCGGTGA
- a CDS encoding NUDIX domain-containing protein, whose protein sequence is MSSEVGIRVLACVLRRGPALLICRRPDHKRHGGLWEFPGGKVEPGESDLDAARRELREELDLDVTAVGEVAFSVADPGSAFVIEFLEVEAGGEPECLEHSEVAWVEPEELLGYALAPSDRRFAEWLARGEVELDRGR, encoded by the coding sequence ATGAGCTCCGAAGTCGGCATCCGTGTCCTCGCCTGCGTGCTGCGGCGGGGCCCTGCGCTCCTCATCTGCCGCCGCCCCGACCACAAACGGCACGGCGGGCTCTGGGAGTTCCCGGGCGGGAAGGTGGAGCCCGGCGAGAGTGATCTCGACGCCGCACGTCGTGAGCTGCGCGAGGAGCTGGATCTGGACGTGACGGCCGTCGGCGAGGTGGCGTTCTCGGTCGCCGACCCCGGCTCTGCGTTCGTGATCGAGTTCCTGGAGGTGGAGGCGGGGGGCGAGCCGGAGTGCCTGGAGCACTCGGAGGTCGCGTGGGTGGAGCCGGAGGAGTTGCTGGGGTATGCGCTGGCGCCGAGTGATCGGCGGTTTGCGGAATGGCTGGCGCGGGGAGAGGTGGAGTTGGACCGCGGACGCTGA
- a CDS encoding PIN domain-containing protein, which translates to MIVADTGAIVALVDQDDRHHQTLRGAFEADPGAWILPWAILPEVDHILASRLGSAVARSFRADVASGAWAVEWNGGSDVERARDLDAANADLELGLVDAVVMAVAERLGARAIATLDLRDFAAVTLRTDPELWPRDL; encoded by the coding sequence GTGATCGTCGCGGACACCGGGGCCATCGTGGCGCTGGTCGATCAGGACGACCGTCATCACCAGACACTCCGGGGGGCATTCGAAGCCGATCCGGGCGCCTGGATCCTCCCTTGGGCCATCCTTCCCGAGGTCGATCACATCCTGGCGTCACGGCTCGGGTCCGCCGTTGCGCGCTCGTTCCGCGCCGACGTGGCGTCCGGCGCGTGGGCTGTCGAGTGGAACGGCGGGTCGGATGTCGAGCGCGCGCGTGACCTCGACGCCGCGAACGCGGATCTCGAGCTGGGGCTCGTGGATGCCGTGGTCATGGCCGTGGCGGAGCGGTTGGGCGCTCGAGCCATCGCGACGCTGGACCTGCGGGACTTCGCGGCGGTGACGCTGCGGACCGACCCGGAGTTGTGGCCGAGAGATCTGTAG
- a CDS encoding CopG family transcriptional regulator gives MPTVKTTVYLDAADYRRLKTLAEAEGRSAAELIRAAVAEYTRTRTGRRLPSSLGAGRSGDGQLAERAEELLHGMGEEL, from the coding sequence ATGCCCACCGTGAAAACGACCGTCTACCTGGACGCCGCCGACTACCGCCGCCTCAAGACCCTGGCGGAGGCGGAGGGACGCTCCGCCGCCGAGCTCATCCGCGCCGCCGTGGCCGAGTACACGCGCACCCGGACCGGCCGGCGCCTGCCGTCCAGCCTCGGCGCTGGCCGTAGCGGGGATGGGCAGCTCGCGGAGCGGGCCGAGGAGCTGTTGCACGGGATGGGGGAGGAGCTGTGA